In the genome of Raphanus sativus cultivar WK10039 chromosome 9, ASM80110v3, whole genome shotgun sequence, the window ATTAGTTACATGTTATTCTTGTTTATTTCACCCTTTAATATGTTTTGCctatattttcgttttaaaatatttaaatcaaataaatttatgaatacaaattatgattttaattcTCTACATTTAGACATCcgttttggtatatatatatatatatatatatatatatatattatattttaacatttatacaAAAGgttatttgaacataaaaagtttggataataatttttttttatttgagaaatgtGGACAGCAAAATTGTGGATAtggtaaattttgttttgatttttcatattcAAAAAACTTGGACATGATTTTATGGACAAAGTTTTGTGAACAAAATTTTGTAGAATCAATTTTGTGTCTAAGGTTCATTTCCAGATATTTCTTCGTAAATTTTTGGACATGATTTTGTATAGGATTTACAGATTTTCCAAGTCATAtatttcttagttttttttctgaattataCAAGATGCCATGGATGAAGGTTCGTCGGAAGAGTTCTCAATCATATAAGATTTTGTAAATACTCCATCTATCTcattttaagtggtgtttaagGATTTCTATTTTGTCCCAAAATAATTGATATTCTCACTTTCCTAGACAAAATTTAATGTTGCTTAAAATTTataaccaattacaaaatgttgtatctttttttctattggttaaacTGTTTTATTTAATGCTATTTGTATAAAACcaagataaattacataaaattttgtattttcttaatctttgtgaaaAAACCTTAAACTCCACTTAAAATAGGACAGAGAGTACTGTTttgtggatatatatatatatatattttatatattatataggaTTCTAAGGACATAGAGTTTGTGGACACAGTTTATGTTGACATACATATTTCATCCAAACATCTCGACGGAAGAACATCTCAACGGAAAAGCACTAAACTTTAAATTAAATCTCACGATAAGAGCCATCTTTAAGGTTCCATTAAAATAGTCATGTGCTTACACCATTTTTTTTTCCACAGATCTGAAGCAAGTCTAAATCCAGTGTTTTCCATACATTACTTCATCAAAAAGAAATCTTGATATGTAAATAAATCAAAGCTTCACTGAGCTTAGATTCATGGAGTTTTCACACAGTCGTGGACTCAGTGGCTCAGTGACGTTGTGGCTCAGAGACAACTTGGATTTCTTCTTCGCCATTGTTGTTCGTCAAACTGCAGATCCAATTCAGTAAGCTTTTGAGTTCACTTAATCTATGTTCTAGTTGTTTGAAAGAGGGACGAAGAAATTAGGATTTTCTTGGTCTGGAGAAAGTGAATGTAGATctgtgttttgtattttttttaaatgaaaacgtGGTTGGATAtgtccaaaatataaaaattatattaaaaatgattcttATGTTTGGTTAGATGAAGCTTGGTCTGGTCTAAAGTGAGGATAAGAAAGTCTTTTGATAAAGATATTGTGTTGGACAAGTGAGAAGTGTCTAATGaagtaattcaaaaaatagaaaGTGTGCTACAGcgtaaaaaaatctaattttattatctcgcctaaaaataaacaaactttttgaatttgtaaattgcaaaactaaaaagaaaaaggtaatACGGTGAACAAAGTAAAATTTGATAAGAGCCGGAGCCAATTCTAGGAGCAAGTCCTAAGTTTTAAAACGCTGCAAGCAGAAAAAGGtcattttcaaaacaaaaagagaaaagaaaatatgtacTATAGCAGTTTTGAATCGAGGTTGTCCAAACCAAAACCATTATCTTCAACTTATGCCACTACAGTAAAGTAGTATTTGATAAATTTGTGAAAAATAAATTGGTCGGAATCATGGGCTTCCACGGCTTTGACCAGAGGGCTGGCTCTGATGAGAGCTCAACAACGTGACAGTGAATTAGCAAAGACCAGGCAACTTTTTGTGATCAGGCTTCCATCAAGAATTTCTGCTTGTTTCTTTTTCTGCcaaatttttgaaacaaaaacaaaacttacatCGTCTCTGTCTGTactgtattttcttttgtaatacaTGGTTTCgtgatattataaaaatattttatgaatagTTATAAGTCACATTTAAAATTCTGCAATTTGTTCTTTATTGGCTGCCAAAATGCCAATGTTCTTTTAAGTCGGCTAAGGATAGCATAATTTATAGCATAAAATGGGTGAATTGATGATAAAATGTTCACTACTTGTTAGATTTGACTTATTAACATGATTAGGAATCTCATAAAGAAAAGATACAATGATGTAGTTAAAGATCATTGGCAAATTTAGCTGTAACCAACTGATTTTGAGAAGGAAAAAAGTCctaaatttctttatatatatatagggtatcaataaaaatttaaacccaaACTGACAACTGATCtaaacatcatatatatatgctaaaacaataatttaaaagatggtcattttaagtttaataataaAGTAATAGATATTCAGTACTAATTATAAGTTAGACCaacacattaattaattttcatatatatattttatgtttcataaataattttatttgacattttttcttgttataaaaaaaattattttagaatttcaatacaatttatatttagttttaacttAATACTAATTGTAAACTGCAtagatattataaaaaataaatatatttcagttattttttaatatgttaaaaaGATCATTTGACATTTTTTGTAAAACAGACAGAGTATAAAACACACTGAAGTTTTAAATTACTTACAAAGTGTGGTTTTTTTAACTGGTTTTCATATTAAAAACACATAAACAGAAGTTTATAGAGATAGACGAATGagataaacagaaaaaaaaaaagaacaacttGAAAGTAAAGCAAAAAGAGACACCAAAACCGAATTGAATCAACCCTAAACGGGGATAAACAGAAGTGAACAAGGGGGGTTCAAGTAAAATGGTACGACAACACCTAATCAGCTAGAGAATCGTCAGACAACACAAACAAGTCGCGAGAGCAACTCCGGGACTTGCATCCTGTTCACCTTCCGGAATGTTGTTAATCCTGAGAGGATCCAAAGCTACCTCACTCTTACCCACACTTAAACAACAACTAACAATTAAGCCCACAACAACTAATAAAGTGTAGTTTAGTAAAACTAAATCCACACGTGAATATTGgaaaagaattatataattCATTAGCATGTCAGTGGCATTTGACTAAATTGGCATGTAAAATTATAAGGTATTAGAAAAAAACTCGCCGTGCTGATATTAGTGCTCCCCACCAACCCATAATTAAAAGACGACCCGACCATGCTAGTTGCTAAAATGATGTTTTatgcaaattttgaaaatatttgggAATTAACCAATTTTGAGGATAGAGTTTTATACATTCATAAATCATcttaatattctaaaattttagagcaactttataaaaaatcatgaacgcaattaaaatatttaaccaaTTTCTAGAATTTTTAATACTTGTAGTATACAAGTGTTATAAACTAACAAAATGAGATGGTTTAGATATTTGATGATCTTTTGGAGCTCGAttttgatatatcatatttcGGTGACATTTCAAGTCCTTTGTCTGACCAGATTCGGAAACTAAGTCATCGTTGCAATGAGTAGTACTAATGTTAACTAATTGTTACAACGAAAACACTACCACATGGCTTTCGACGCTCGGCAACTACATGTTCTTTTGTTCTTGAGAGTAACGCAATGACCCAATCTATTGGCAATGTATTTACATTACCGATTTGATATCTCTCCAGCTTCTAAATTTATGTACTGGTAGATGTTTTAGATCAATTGAAATTAAGCTATTTAGTTTTGATACTTAACAACGAATTCGAGTTATCTTAAACTGGTTTATCTATCATTACAATGTGTGGAAATTGTCGAAAGGTGATTGAGCCGCCTAATTTGAAAAGTATCAGATATATCATCGTAAAGGATTTCACTTGATAGTTGATATGCATAAACAAAGCTTTTCACCaacctaaaaaaaataaatatatttgaccAGAAGAAAAACAAAGTGAGCTAGTCCACTTCTACATTTTATTAATGCAGACTACTAAGCTCAATTTGTATATAAACCCATCACACTTACTAGTATATCAATCAACACTTTCTTCATCAAATTACATTTACACTCTCATTCTTATCTTTCACATCTTCATAGACAAAAATATGGTGCGCCAAATGAAATCATTTCTCTTCCTATTCATTGTCCTTGTTCTATCAGAAACTGTCATGTCAGCTCGAAAACCATCCAAATCTCAATCAAAACCTTGCAAAAACTTCGTCCTCTACTATCATGACATAATGTTTGGGGTCGATGACGTGCAAAACGCGACATCTGCTGCCGTTACAAACCCTCCGGGACTCGGGAATTTCAAATTCGGAAAGCTCGTGATCTTCGACGATCCAGTGACCATAGACAAAAACTATCAATCCGAACCTGTGGCACGTGCTCAGGGGTTCTATTTCTACGACATGAAGAATGATTACAATGCGTGGTTCTCATACACACTTGTGTTTAACTCGACTCAACACAAAGGGACGTTAAACATAATGGGAGCAGATCTTATGATGGAGAAGACACGAGATTTGTCTGTGGTCGGGGGGACAGGTGATTTCTTCATGTCCCGAGGGATTGTTACGTTTGAAACTGACACCTTTGAAGGTGCGAAGTATTTTAGAGTCAAGATGGATATCAAACTCTATGactgttattaaaaaaaaggaaaaaaaatgggagtgtgtgtgtgtatgtgtgtttttGATTACTCTGGCCTTGTGATGATTGAATAAGCTTAAGCTATGTAACAATCTTATTTTGGGAGTTTATGTGTTCTGCTAGATTTGTCTTTCGATGCAATCCATATCATCTAATATCTATATTATGTCATGTCTTGTTTGATGAGAAACTT includes:
- the LOC108827545 gene encoding dirigent protein 5, which produces MVRQMKSFLFLFIVLVLSETVMSARKPSKSQSKPCKNFVLYYHDIMFGVDDVQNATSAAVTNPPGLGNFKFGKLVIFDDPVTIDKNYQSEPVARAQGFYFYDMKNDYNAWFSYTLVFNSTQHKGTLNIMGADLMMEKTRDLSVVGGTGDFFMSRGIVTFETDTFEGAKYFRVKMDIKLYDCY